A single region of the Thermococcus paralvinellae genome encodes:
- a CDS encoding bifunctional N(6)-L-threonylcarbamoyladenine synthase/serine/threonine protein kinase produces MIALGIEGTAHTLGIGIVTEKKVLANVFDTLTTEKGGIHPKEAAEHHAKLMKPLLKKALQEANISIEDVDVIAFSQGPGLGPCLRVVATAARALAIKYNRPIVGVNHCIAHVEITKMFGIKDPVGLYVSGGNTQVLALEGKRYRVFGETLDIGIGNALDTFAREIGLGFPGGPKIEKLARNGKKYIELPYAVKGMDLSFSGLLTEAVRKFKSGKYRIEDIAYSFQETAFAALVEVTERAVAHTEKEEVVLVGGVAANNRLREMLKIMAEDRGVKFFVPPYDLCRDNGAMIAYTGLLMYKAGITFKIEDTIVNQRFRTDEVEVTW; encoded by the coding sequence ATGATCGCATTAGGCATTGAGGGAACAGCACACACTTTAGGGATAGGGATTGTAACTGAAAAGAAAGTTTTAGCCAATGTATTTGATACTCTCACAACTGAAAAAGGCGGTATTCATCCCAAAGAAGCTGCCGAGCATCACGCAAAGCTCATGAAACCTCTTCTAAAGAAAGCTCTTCAAGAAGCCAATATCTCAATTGAAGATGTTGATGTTATAGCTTTTTCTCAGGGTCCCGGGTTAGGGCCTTGTTTGAGAGTAGTTGCCACAGCAGCAAGGGCTCTAGCGATAAAATACAACAGGCCAATTGTAGGTGTAAACCATTGCATTGCACATGTTGAGATAACGAAGATGTTTGGGATTAAAGACCCTGTCGGCTTGTATGTAAGCGGTGGAAACACTCAAGTTTTAGCCCTCGAAGGTAAAAGATATAGGGTCTTTGGAGAGACTTTGGACATCGGAATCGGAAATGCCCTCGACACTTTTGCAAGGGAGATTGGGTTGGGCTTTCCAGGTGGGCCTAAAATTGAAAAGCTTGCGAGAAATGGTAAAAAATACATAGAGTTGCCCTATGCCGTCAAAGGTATGGACTTAAGTTTCTCGGGTCTTTTAACTGAAGCTGTTAGAAAGTTCAAAAGCGGGAAATATAGAATCGAAGACATAGCTTATTCATTTCAAGAAACAGCATTTGCTGCACTGGTTGAGGTTACTGAAAGAGCAGTGGCACATACAGAAAAAGAAGAAGTCGTTTTGGTTGGTGGAGTTGCAGCAAACAACCGTTTAAGGGAAATGTTAAAGATAATGGCCGAGGACAGGGGAGTCAAGTTCTTTGTTCCGCCTTACGATTTGTGTCGTGATAATGGAGCAATGATAGCCTACACTGGTCTGCTGATGTACAAAGCTGGTATAACATTTAAAATTGAAGATACAATTGTTAATCAGAGATTTAGAACAGATGAGGTTGAGGTGACATGGTAG
- a CDS encoding DUF257 family protein, with protein sequence MDTFQEVSMEEVINLFIPKTIGLIRYSSYFHPGVILFGLLEKLKDIKGDVEVVLIDVFDTLVIMDYQARSFNIDTKRILKDVPVLKVSGKAKIGNVVKTIEVSLVYSIDKKKAYKGFKKVIFQVYEEKPVFNVYLGVEKYLGMINHKERLQAIHDIIKYFTASGIDIRHLLFVNSELWNQLKPFVPSYFEELVLFIGDVIGSNRIRIKKTIYPEFKNTDVIYF encoded by the coding sequence ATGGACACTTTTCAAGAAGTTTCTATGGAAGAGGTTATTAACTTGTTTATTCCAAAGACGATAGGGCTCATTAGATATTCCTCATACTTTCATCCAGGAGTTATACTTTTTGGGCTCTTAGAAAAATTAAAGGATATCAAAGGAGACGTTGAAGTTGTCCTTATTGATGTTTTTGATACTTTAGTTATAATGGATTACCAAGCTAGGAGTTTCAACATAGACACTAAGAGAATTTTAAAAGACGTTCCTGTTTTAAAAGTTAGTGGGAAAGCTAAGATTGGGAATGTTGTTAAGACGATTGAAGTCTCATTGGTTTATTCAATAGATAAAAAGAAGGCATACAAAGGATTTAAAAAGGTAATCTTTCAAGTTTATGAAGAAAAGCCGGTATTTAATGTTTATCTGGGGGTCGAGAAGTATTTGGGAATGATAAATCATAAAGAGAGGTTGCAAGCAATCCATGATATAATCAAGTACTTTACGGCTTCAGGGATTGATATTAGGCATTTACTGTTCGTGAACTCAGAACTTTGGAATCAGCTGAAACCTTTCGTTCCAAGTTACTTTGAGGAACTCGTGCTTTTTATTGGTGATGTCATTGGTTCTAATAGGATCCGCATAAAGAAAACAATATACCCGGAGTTTAAAAATACAGATGTCATTTATTTTTGA
- a CDS encoding flavin reductase family protein, giving the protein MNAYRLLYPMRTYLVVSGHGEEANVMAADWVTILSHEPFMVGVAVSPRRYTHRLISKYKEFVISVPSLDMLRDVWIAGTKSGPSKLKDMNITLVPSMKTETPSIREALANIECRVVDARDYGDHTWFVGEVVGWSYNGEAFKNGKPNLKFKFLAHAAWTDFVTFEDKIYKTE; this is encoded by the coding sequence ATGAATGCATATAGGTTATTGTATCCGATGAGAACTTATCTAGTAGTCTCAGGTCATGGCGAGGAAGCAAATGTTATGGCAGCTGATTGGGTAACCATACTATCACACGAACCATTTATGGTGGGGGTAGCTGTTTCGCCAAGGAGATACACTCACAGACTAATCAGCAAATATAAAGAGTTCGTTATAAGCGTTCCAAGCTTGGATATGCTTAGAGATGTTTGGATTGCCGGAACAAAGAGTGGCCCATCAAAGCTTAAGGACATGAACATTACTTTAGTGCCCTCAATGAAAACAGAAACACCCAGCATAAGGGAAGCATTGGCAAACATTGAGTGCAGAGTTGTCGATGCTAGGGATTACGGAGACCACACATGGTTTGTTGGTGAAGTTGTCGGATGGAGCTACAACGGAGAAGCATTCAAAAATGGCAAGCCAAATTTGAAGTTCAAATTCCTAGCCCATGCAGCATGGACGGACTTTGTGACCTTTGAGGATAAGATTTACAAAACAGAATAA
- a CDS encoding acetate--CoA ligase family protein yields the protein MNLDFFFYPSSVAVFGSFKKGAIAYEILKNIVEGGFEGRIMPINPRGGEVEISGKKFEIKKKLDEQVDVAIIAIPAKLVPSLIEEIGDKIKGAVVISAGFSEVGNIELERELVKKAREKEVRIIGPNCAGIFGVHGKFFGSFEIRVKKGGLALISQSGAFGGAALAMGNEEGIGFSAFVSYGNAADLTESDFLRYFADDENTRIIALYIEGVKDGRTFIEALKYATSKKPVVILKAGKSESGSKAAQSHTGSLAGSYEIYKAAFNQFGAIEVEEMEELFDAAKAFEMYEKAGKRIAIITNSGGPGVLATDKAERLGLEIAKLSEETIKALREFLPPQCSVKNPIDLIADADYERYKRTVEIVGKDENVDALLVICVPPIFIPSEEIAKAVIDAKCEKPIIVNFMAGELVREGVKLLAERGIKNFPTPERAAKALYWLSLREKI from the coding sequence ATGAATTTAGACTTTTTCTTTTATCCTTCTTCTGTCGCTGTATTCGGTTCTTTCAAAAAAGGGGCAATAGCTTATGAGATTTTAAAAAACATTGTTGAAGGAGGTTTTGAAGGAAGAATAATGCCTATTAACCCAAGGGGAGGAGAAGTAGAAATTTCTGGAAAAAAATTTGAGATAAAGAAAAAACTCGACGAACAAGTGGATGTAGCGATAATAGCAATACCCGCAAAGCTTGTTCCGAGTTTAATTGAAGAGATTGGAGACAAAATTAAAGGTGCCGTTGTTATTTCTGCCGGTTTTAGTGAAGTCGGCAATATTGAGCTTGAGAGAGAATTAGTTAAAAAAGCAAGAGAGAAGGAAGTTAGAATTATAGGCCCCAACTGTGCTGGAATCTTTGGAGTTCATGGCAAATTCTTCGGTTCCTTTGAGATTAGGGTTAAAAAAGGAGGCTTAGCTTTAATTTCTCAAAGCGGAGCCTTTGGTGGGGCAGCCTTAGCAATGGGAAATGAAGAAGGAATCGGATTCTCCGCTTTTGTATCTTACGGAAACGCAGCAGATTTAACAGAGAGTGACTTTCTAAGATACTTCGCTGATGACGAAAATACTAGGATAATAGCTCTGTACATTGAAGGAGTGAAAGATGGAAGAACTTTTATTGAAGCTTTGAAATATGCCACATCCAAGAAACCTGTGGTAATTTTAAAAGCTGGAAAGAGCGAGAGCGGTTCAAAGGCTGCTCAGAGTCATACCGGTTCATTAGCTGGCAGTTATGAAATTTACAAAGCAGCATTTAACCAGTTTGGTGCAATAGAAGTTGAAGAGATGGAAGAGCTTTTTGATGCTGCTAAGGCCTTTGAGATGTATGAGAAAGCTGGAAAGAGGATAGCGATTATAACAAATTCCGGTGGACCAGGAGTTTTAGCAACGGACAAAGCTGAACGCCTAGGCTTAGAGATTGCAAAGCTTAGTGAAGAAACTATAAAAGCTCTCAGAGAATTTCTACCACCTCAGTGTTCCGTTAAGAATCCAATAGACTTAATCGCAGATGCAGATTATGAGAGATACAAGAGAACAGTTGAGATCGTTGGAAAAGATGAAAACGTTGATGCCCTGCTTGTAATCTGTGTGCCCCCAATTTTCATCCCAAGTGAAGAGATAGCGAAAGCTGTAATTGATGCAAAATGCGAGAAGCCAATAATAGTGAACTTCATGGCTGGAGAGCTCGTTAGAGAAGGAGTTAAGCTTCTGGCAGAGAGAGGAATTAAGAACTTTCCAACACCCGAAAGGGCGGCAAAAGCACTGTATTGGCTCAGCTTGAGGGAAAAGATTTAA
- a CDS encoding Trm112 family protein has protein sequence MLKVEVLKKNLNILACPCCGGKLDLKENYLFCERCNLKYPLIDGIPQLVVSVNEVWCCSEKR, from the coding sequence GTGTTAAAAGTGGAGGTACTAAAGAAAAATCTTAACATCCTAGCCTGTCCTTGCTGTGGCGGTAAGCTAGACCTTAAAGAAAACTATTTATTTTGTGAACGCTGTAATCTAAAATATCCCCTCATTGATGGTATTCCTCAGCTTGTGGTGAGTGTTAATGAAGTTTGGTGTTGTAGCGAGAAGAGATAA
- a CDS encoding DUF835 domain-containing protein — MVDIVGLFYRVFMFIMILSLTIFISLRVKRYPKNLRHLMLLAAIFSGIGTFGRFIDILVLFVPVPFAPEIHIITHIVSVGGIIWVFILIMLSLETYYIPLTSIVQTKGKKKAGASYLVLSSNIIHDVIEFLQDINEPVLIFTRYPHLYENENIKKIWVTTADSNGVSPTALHVLQDIAIKFASENEGSIIILDCVEYLVIYNGFKSVFKLLVSLKDHLMVRGATLIIFADPTALDESEIALLKREFHSL, encoded by the coding sequence ATGGTAGATATAGTTGGTCTTTTTTATAGAGTCTTTATGTTCATCATGATACTGTCCTTAACAATTTTTATCAGTCTTCGAGTCAAGAGATACCCAAAGAATCTCAGACACTTAATGTTATTAGCGGCAATTTTCTCTGGAATAGGTACTTTTGGCAGGTTTATAGATATATTAGTCTTATTCGTCCCGGTACCATTTGCTCCTGAAATTCACATTATAACTCACATTGTTTCAGTTGGAGGAATAATTTGGGTATTTATTTTAATAATGTTATCTCTAGAAACTTATTATATTCCCCTCACTTCCATTGTACAGACTAAGGGAAAGAAAAAAGCTGGAGCCTCATATCTTGTATTATCATCGAACATAATCCATGATGTTATAGAGTTTCTTCAGGACATCAATGAGCCAGTATTAATCTTTACACGATATCCCCATCTCTACGAAAATGAAAATATTAAGAAGATATGGGTGACTACAGCGGATTCTAATGGAGTCTCACCCACTGCACTTCATGTTCTTCAAGATATAGCAATAAAATTTGCATCAGAAAATGAAGGTTCCATTATTATTTTAGACTGCGTGGAGTATCTAGTTATCTACAATGGCTTTAAGAGTGTTTTTAAACTCCTTGTGAGCCTAAAAGATCATCTAATGGTACGAGGTGCAACCCTCATAATATTCGCTGATCCCACAGCATTAGATGAGTCAGAAATTGCACTCCTAAAAAGAGAATTTCACTCTCTGTAA
- a CDS encoding NAD(+) kinase: MKFGVVARRDKEAALKLAYRVYDFLRVSGFEVFVDTETHKHFPYFNEEDVIPLENMDVDFIIAIGGDGTILRIEHRTKKDIPILGINMGTLGFLTEVEPNEAFFAINKLIEGDYYIDERIKLRTYLNGENTVPDALNEVAILTGIPGKIVHLKYYVDDGLADEVRSDGLIISTPTGSTGYAMSAGGPFLDPRIDGVIIAPLAPIALSSRPMVVPATSKIDIRIMTLTRNVILAIDGQFYTYLSPEVEITIKKSPRKTKFVRFSREIYPKYTLKIKKKF, from the coding sequence ATGAAGTTTGGTGTTGTAGCGAGAAGAGATAAAGAAGCAGCATTAAAGTTGGCATATAGGGTTTACGATTTCCTTAGGGTTAGTGGATTTGAGGTTTTTGTAGATACTGAAACCCATAAACACTTTCCCTATTTTAATGAGGAAGACGTTATTCCGCTTGAAAATATGGATGTTGATTTTATAATTGCCATTGGAGGAGATGGGACTATCCTAAGAATTGAGCACCGCACCAAAAAGGATATCCCTATTTTGGGGATTAATATGGGAACACTGGGCTTTTTAACTGAGGTTGAGCCCAATGAAGCATTTTTTGCGATAAATAAGCTGATTGAGGGTGATTATTATATTGATGAAAGGATAAAGTTAAGAACCTATTTAAATGGAGAAAACACAGTTCCTGATGCGTTAAATGAAGTTGCGATTTTGACTGGAATTCCCGGCAAAATTGTTCACCTAAAATACTATGTTGATGATGGATTGGCAGATGAAGTTCGTTCTGATGGTCTGATAATTTCAACACCAACTGGTTCAACTGGTTATGCAATGTCTGCAGGTGGGCCTTTCTTGGACCCACGAATTGATGGCGTTATTATAGCTCCCTTGGCACCTATAGCGTTAAGTTCTCGCCCGATGGTAGTTCCAGCAACGTCCAAAATTGATATTAGAATAATGACACTGACTAGGAATGTCATTTTGGCAATTGATGGTCAATTTTATACCTACTTAAGCCCAGAAGTTGAAATAACCATTAAAAAGTCTCCAAGAAAAACTAAATTTGTTCGCTTTTCTAGGGAGATATATCCAAAGTACACTTTGAAAATCAAAAAGAAGTTTTGA
- a CDS encoding CGP-CTERM sorting domain-containing protein: MRKSIVLVLMFITALSFANQAFAYEPQRLFDIEMYITVYPSGTAMVKINAKLIDPAFIAYFTNLNNSNPQNANNEFRKMVYSLIYGNFKREVEKKSKEAMIVIPEVGFIKIGKNWTAVVNFKIYNFLVEKNQTLQSSVYGPMSFLFKNHVFEYTWKKLTLVFPKDMYVVNLAPAPKELTENVAVWENGNYLPIIVLTFNETVFQQERTKKTKIIPFEEFLNNSTKLIYLTYDPFAGTVTFNGSITGVKPEQYHIAKIIDEFNRTMDLIKFDIKSTENGVTFSGEAKPMLQYKETLTKKMWNVTIKLPFRFDKVNIESPKGQNVEMIYSKTDGTAVNMVFEEKKICGPGIIVGLAILPLLLKKRRR, translated from the coding sequence ATGAGAAAGAGCATTGTGCTTGTTCTAATGTTCATCACTGCACTGAGTTTTGCAAATCAAGCTTTTGCTTACGAACCGCAAAGGCTTTTTGATATAGAGATGTACATAACAGTTTATCCTAGCGGAACTGCAATGGTTAAAATAAACGCTAAGCTGATAGACCCCGCATTTATTGCATATTTTACTAATTTAAACAATTCAAATCCCCAAAATGCTAACAATGAGTTCCGAAAGATGGTCTACTCTCTCATTTATGGAAACTTCAAAAGAGAAGTGGAAAAAAAATCCAAAGAGGCTATGATTGTCATCCCAGAGGTAGGTTTTATTAAAATTGGCAAGAACTGGACCGCAGTTGTGAATTTCAAAATATACAATTTCCTCGTTGAGAAAAACCAAACACTTCAGAGCTCCGTATATGGTCCAATGAGCTTCTTATTCAAAAACCATGTCTTTGAATACACATGGAAAAAGCTGACACTTGTATTTCCAAAAGACATGTATGTTGTAAATCTAGCCCCAGCTCCAAAAGAGCTAACAGAAAATGTTGCAGTTTGGGAAAATGGAAACTATCTCCCGATAATCGTGCTCACATTTAATGAGACAGTATTCCAGCAAGAGAGAACGAAAAAGACTAAAATAATTCCATTCGAAGAGTTCTTGAACAACAGTACTAAACTCATATACCTAACATATGACCCATTTGCTGGAACGGTAACATTTAATGGAAGTATCACTGGAGTAAAACCGGAGCAGTATCACATTGCAAAGATCATTGACGAATTTAACAGAACAATGGATTTAATAAAATTTGATATAAAAAGCACCGAAAATGGTGTGACTTTTTCTGGAGAAGCAAAGCCAATGCTTCAGTATAAAGAAACATTGACAAAAAAGATGTGGAACGTTACAATAAAACTGCCATTCAGGTTTGACAAAGTTAATATTGAATCGCCAAAGGGACAGAATGTTGAAATGATATATAGCAAAACCGATGGAACCGCTGTAAACATGGTGTTTGAGGAAAAGAAAATCTGTGGGCCGGGAATTATTGTGGGATTGGCTATACTTCCACTGCTTCTGAAGAAACGTAGGAGGTGA
- the coaD gene encoding phosphopantetheine adenylyltransferase: MNMRYKKVVVGGTFDRLHLGHKALLRKAFEVGKYVYIGLTSDEMIKNKPYAEKILPYEIRLRDLIKFFEVNGYRNYRIIKINNAIGFADKLKSLEAIVVSEETYKGALIVNKAREEKGLKPLAIVKIGIVKSRLGCKISSSLIRAGLIDPFGNPKR; this comes from the coding sequence ATGAACATGAGATACAAAAAAGTTGTAGTTGGCGGGACTTTCGATAGATTGCATTTGGGGCATAAAGCTTTACTTAGGAAAGCCTTTGAAGTTGGAAAATATGTCTACATTGGTTTAACATCTGATGAGATGATTAAAAATAAGCCTTATGCTGAAAAAATTCTTCCTTATGAAATTCGCTTGAGAGATTTGATTAAGTTCTTTGAAGTTAATGGGTACAGAAATTATCGCATAATAAAAATTAACAATGCGATAGGATTTGCTGACAAGCTGAAAAGCTTAGAAGCAATTGTCGTTAGTGAAGAAACCTATAAGGGTGCGCTGATAGTTAATAAAGCGAGAGAAGAAAAAGGATTAAAGCCTTTAGCAATCGTAAAAATAGGGATAGTTAAGAGCCGATTAGGGTGCAAAATAAGTTCATCCCTCATAAGGGCAGG
- a CDS encoding DUF257 family protein, with protein sequence MKGIEVVTVKDIIMRVRPKETMMLKYSSYNHPGILVYEFLRKIKHYYNERVGVVIIDMLDNLGIIQYQVEACGFDFNSVLNGVKILKVGGSLDVGDVKAKIGLSGAYVIHRGKFNVALEKVLSEFSDREFIVVIHIGLDKFLMLLDERERLVQVHDIINYVTTKTFDIRDIWVINTTLWTQLKPYVPECFEEVMLFIGEMIDSTNVKVLKAIDKELVGKVIHF encoded by the coding sequence ATGAAAGGGATTGAGGTTGTTACTGTGAAGGATATCATTATGAGAGTAAGACCAAAGGAAACGATGATGCTAAAATATTCAAGCTACAATCACCCTGGAATTTTAGTTTACGAATTCTTAAGGAAAATAAAGCATTACTATAATGAAAGAGTTGGTGTTGTGATTATAGATATGCTTGACAATTTGGGTATAATACAATACCAAGTTGAAGCTTGTGGATTTGACTTTAATTCTGTACTAAATGGTGTAAAAATTTTGAAAGTCGGTGGCTCATTGGATGTTGGGGATGTAAAAGCAAAGATAGGGCTTTCTGGTGCTTATGTGATTCATAGGGGAAAATTCAACGTTGCTTTAGAAAAAGTCTTGTCTGAATTTTCAGATAGAGAATTTATAGTTGTAATCCACATTGGATTGGATAAATTTTTAATGCTTCTTGATGAGAGAGAAAGGCTCGTTCAAGTTCATGACATCATAAATTACGTGACGACAAAGACTTTTGATATTAGAGATATTTGGGTGATAAACACAACACTTTGGACTCAATTGAAGCCCTATGTTCCAGAGTGCTTTGAGGAGGTTATGCTCTTCATAGGTGAGATGATTGATTCAACCAATGTAAAGGTCTTAAAGGCAATTGATAAGGAACTAGTTGGAAAGGTGATCCACTTCTAG